The following coding sequences are from one Ornithodoros turicata isolate Travis chromosome 1, ASM3712646v1, whole genome shotgun sequence window:
- the LOC135378619 gene encoding uncharacterized protein LOC135378619 — translation MFSQMSGALHRTPEPEPWNPNPAPKKRLRLPSPPCDRDGLTCSPLHETQWPSSSALVTSQREASNTNSEPVMPLGPSSVSFNQDTHSQGQYSPPSCSRLATAAHDTEDGVTQSPEGPLAEGCCA, via the exons ATGTTTTCACAAATGTCTGGTGCGCTTCATAGAACCCCCGAACCCGAACCATGGAACCCGAACCCTGCGCCGAAGAAAAGGCTGAGGCTCCCATCACCAC CCTGTGACAGAGACGGCCTGACTTGCAGTCCTC TGCACGAGACACAATGGCCATCGAGCAGTGCCCTTGTGACTTCACAGCGAGAGGCCAGCAATACAAACAGCGAGCCTGTGATGCCACTTGGTCCAAGCAGTGTCTCGTTCAACCAGGACACACACTCCCAGGGACAGT ACTCTCCACCTAGTTGCAGCAGACTTGCAACAGCAGCTCACGACACTGAAGATGGTGTCACCC AGAGCCCTGAGGGACCTCTCGCAGAGGGTTGCTGCGCTTGA